A stretch of Verrucomicrobiota bacterium DNA encodes these proteins:
- the epsC gene encoding serine O-acetyltransferase EpsC, with product MPTPDPSSERASKAHELWDLSRPCGTRPSRRAVHEFCDQLLEAVFQGYFGMTAEELTEWMSILSEELPKAFCAAGHELGVASEKANQVLAAMDRRFPELRQALQWDVEAAYEGDPAAPNLAEIIFAYPAIETIAIQRFAHVLYQEGVPLIPRIMTEWAHSRTGIDIHPGATIGKHFFIDHGTGVVIGETTVIGDWVKLYQGVTLGALSFKKDTEGRLVKGIKRHPNVEDDVTIYANATILGGETVIGRGSTIGASVFLMESVPPDSIVAIDQEESQRQFVKRKRSTTS from the coding sequence ATGCCCACACCCGACCCATCTTCCGAAAGAGCCAGCAAGGCCCATGAGCTTTGGGACCTCTCGCGACCATGCGGAACGCGCCCCTCCCGCCGCGCCGTTCACGAATTCTGTGACCAACTGCTGGAAGCGGTCTTTCAAGGGTATTTTGGGATGACCGCCGAAGAGCTGACCGAATGGATGTCCATTTTGTCCGAAGAACTCCCCAAGGCCTTCTGCGCTGCGGGGCACGAGCTGGGCGTCGCCTCCGAGAAAGCCAACCAGGTCCTGGCCGCGATGGACCGCCGCTTTCCCGAGCTGCGGCAAGCGCTCCAATGGGACGTCGAAGCAGCCTACGAGGGCGATCCCGCCGCTCCGAACCTGGCTGAAATCATCTTCGCTTACCCCGCCATCGAAACCATCGCCATCCAGCGCTTCGCGCACGTCCTCTACCAGGAAGGCGTCCCTCTCATCCCGCGCATTATGACCGAGTGGGCCCACAGCCGGACTGGTATCGACATTCATCCAGGAGCCACCATCGGGAAGCACTTTTTCATCGACCATGGCACGGGCGTGGTCATTGGCGAAACCACCGTCATCGGCGACTGGGTCAAGCTCTACCAAGGAGTGACCCTCGGCGCACTCAGCTTCAAAAAAGACACCGAGGGCCGCTTGGTCAAAGGCATCAAGCGTCACCCCAACGTGGAGGACGACGTCACCATCTACGCCAACGCCACCATCCTCGGCGGAGAGACCGTCATCGGCCGCGGCAGCACCATCGGAGCGAGCGTCTTCCTCATGGAAAGCGTGCCGCCCGACTCCATCGTGGCCATCGACCAAGAAGAAAGCCAACGCCAGTTCGTCAAGCGCAAGCGCTCCACCACGAGCTAG
- a CDS encoding STAS domain-containing protein: MNAEGQILAGSFEGFLWIRVVGKGSFQNSPAMKSYIDQSQAEGSLVIVDLEACTGLDSTFMGTLTGLALRAREQNRGDLQVVNADKRNFRLLKGLGLDQIFPVRPDVGDFSAQQKQVCHALEEADRKASCQEERARHMLEAHEALGEVDEENKGRFRDVVSLLRESLD; this comes from the coding sequence ATGAATGCCGAAGGCCAAATTCTCGCCGGTTCTTTCGAGGGCTTCCTCTGGATTCGCGTGGTGGGCAAAGGGAGCTTCCAAAACAGTCCGGCCATGAAGAGCTACATCGACCAGAGCCAGGCCGAGGGGTCGCTCGTGATCGTGGATCTGGAGGCTTGCACCGGCCTGGACTCCACCTTCATGGGCACCCTGACGGGCTTGGCGCTCCGGGCGCGAGAACAAAATCGGGGAGACCTCCAGGTGGTGAATGCGGACAAGCGCAATTTCCGGCTCTTGAAAGGGCTCGGCCTCGATCAGATTTTTCCGGTCCGTCCTGATGTGGGAGACTTCTCGGCCCAGCAGAAGCAGGTCTGTCATGCGCTGGAGGAGGCCGATCGGAAGGCCTCCTGCCAGGAGGAGCGGGCCCGCCATATGCTGGAGGCGCATGAGGCGCTCGGGGAGGTGGATGAGGAAAACAAGGGGCGCTTTCGAGACGTGGTCAGCCTCTTGCGGGAGTCCTTGGATTGA
- a CDS encoding nucleotide exchange factor GrpE: protein MTDSAKADPQTEEPDEKGAPPEAEDASGEPETAAEEATEEVTPPTVEEELMKWRDLALRNQAELENFRKRMAREKTEAVRYANSSLIESLLPVLDNFQMGLEAARSESADSLIFKGMEMVAKQMEDFLQDQGAQPVEVAPGTAFDPRRQEAMSTQASEEFAEGQVIQVIRRGFTLRGDRLLRAASVIVSSGPAEAEAEDPAGEASSSAASEETKEND from the coding sequence ATGACCGATTCCGCCAAAGCCGATCCCCAGACCGAAGAACCCGATGAAAAGGGCGCTCCGCCCGAGGCGGAAGACGCCTCCGGGGAACCCGAAACCGCAGCCGAGGAGGCTACCGAGGAGGTGACCCCGCCCACGGTCGAGGAAGAGCTCATGAAGTGGCGGGACCTCGCCCTGCGCAACCAAGCCGAGCTGGAGAACTTTCGGAAGCGGATGGCACGGGAGAAAACCGAAGCGGTTCGCTATGCCAATTCCAGCCTCATCGAGAGCCTCTTGCCGGTGCTGGACAACTTCCAGATGGGCTTGGAGGCCGCCCGTTCCGAATCAGCGGATTCCCTCATTTTCAAAGGGATGGAAATGGTGGCCAAGCAAATGGAGGATTTCCTTCAGGACCAAGGTGCCCAGCCGGTGGAGGTCGCCCCGGGAACGGCCTTTGATCCCAGGCGGCAGGAAGCCATGAGCACTCAGGCCAGCGAAGAGTTCGCCGAGGGCCAAGTCATCCAAGTGATCCGACGAGGCTTCACGCTGCGGGGGGACCGCCTGCTGCGCGCGGCTTCGGTCATCGTCTCCTCCGGTCCGGCCGAGGCGGAGGCCGAAGACCCGGCGGGAGAGGCCAGCTCTTCGGCGGCCAGTGAAGAAACCAAGGAAAACGATTGA
- the dnaJ gene encoding molecular chaperone DnaJ, whose amino-acid sequence MAKRDYYEVLGVARNASEAEMKKAYRKLAIQYHPDKNPDDASAEAKFKELGEAYEVVSDPEKRAAYDRYGHAAFEGGGGGARGGGFNDAADIFSQVFGGAFGFEDIFGGGGGGARRRAVDQRGSDLRYDLSITLEEAAMGVEKQLELKKYARCETCNSRGSKTGNAMRTCPTCGGSGQVVSSRGFFQVQQTCPDCEGTGQIIADPCSDCQGEGRLQRKSRIKLNIPPGIDEGSKLRSTGNGDVGLRGGSPGDLYVVIHLKPHDVFEREGSDLYCKIPISFAKAALGGQQEVPTLEGKTDIKIPAGTQSGVTFRVRGRGVPHLSQTGGKGDLFVTTQIEVPSSLNKEQKEKLEAFSESIGEKNSPMEEGFLKKAKRFFDL is encoded by the coding sequence ATGGCGAAACGAGACTATTATGAAGTGCTAGGCGTGGCTCGCAATGCCAGCGAGGCCGAGATGAAGAAGGCCTATCGCAAGCTGGCCATCCAATACCACCCGGACAAAAATCCCGATGACGCCTCCGCGGAAGCCAAGTTCAAGGAGTTGGGCGAGGCCTATGAAGTGGTCTCGGATCCGGAGAAGCGAGCGGCCTACGATCGCTACGGCCACGCAGCCTTCGAAGGCGGGGGCGGGGGTGCCCGGGGAGGCGGTTTCAACGATGCGGCCGACATTTTTTCGCAAGTCTTCGGGGGTGCCTTTGGCTTCGAAGACATCTTCGGCGGGGGCGGGGGGGGAGCGCGTCGCCGGGCCGTCGACCAGCGCGGGTCGGACCTCCGCTATGATCTTTCCATCACTCTGGAAGAGGCCGCGATGGGGGTCGAGAAGCAGCTCGAACTAAAAAAGTATGCCCGCTGTGAAACCTGCAACAGCCGGGGTTCGAAGACGGGGAACGCGATGCGCACCTGCCCGACCTGCGGGGGCAGTGGCCAAGTCGTTTCTTCGCGGGGCTTTTTCCAAGTGCAGCAAACCTGTCCCGATTGTGAGGGCACCGGACAAATCATCGCGGATCCCTGCTCTGATTGCCAGGGCGAGGGACGCTTGCAGCGCAAAAGCCGCATCAAACTGAACATTCCGCCGGGCATTGATGAGGGGTCCAAGCTGCGTTCGACTGGCAATGGCGACGTCGGCCTCCGTGGGGGCTCCCCGGGAGACCTCTACGTCGTGATCCACTTGAAGCCTCACGATGTCTTCGAGCGGGAGGGGAGCGACCTCTACTGCAAGATCCCGATCAGCTTCGCCAAGGCGGCCCTCGGTGGGCAACAAGAAGTGCCGACGCTCGAGGGAAAGACGGACATCAAGATTCCGGCGGGCACCCAGAGTGGCGTCACCTTTCGGGTGCGGGGGCGAGGCGTTCCCCATCTCTCGCAAACGGGCGGGAAGGGCGACCTCTTTGTCACGACCCAGATCGAGGTGCCGAGTAGTTTGAACAAAGAACAGAAGGAAAAGCTGGAGGCTTTCTCCGAGTCCATCGGCGAGAAGAATTCCCCCATGGAGGAGGGCTTCCTCAAAAAAGCCAAACGCTTCTTCGATCTCTGA
- a CDS encoding 16S rRNA (uracil(1498)-N(3))-methyltransferase — MHRFYLEPGSWNGQTLTLDAEESHHATSVLRLGPGEKVVVFDGEGREATTEITSAQKQEVQVQVLQEQKTFGYPASLVLAQAIPKGKNMDLIVQKATELGAAVVGPVLTERTVVRLDPGEARSKQEKWQRTAIEACKQCGQNWVPQIREPKSLEGVLAETGDCDLKLIASLQSDARPFFEILAEHQEMHEVRPKKVLVLIGPEGDYSPAEINLAKGSGCLPLSLGPIILRTETAALYSLSVLAYELMR, encoded by the coding sequence ATGCATCGTTTTTATCTCGAACCCGGAAGCTGGAACGGGCAGACTCTCACGCTCGACGCAGAGGAGTCCCACCATGCCACGAGTGTCCTGCGCCTAGGTCCAGGAGAGAAGGTGGTGGTCTTCGATGGGGAGGGTCGCGAGGCCACGACGGAGATCACTTCCGCTCAAAAACAAGAGGTCCAAGTGCAAGTCCTCCAGGAGCAGAAAACCTTCGGGTATCCGGCGTCGCTCGTGCTGGCCCAAGCCATTCCCAAGGGCAAGAACATGGACCTCATCGTGCAAAAGGCCACCGAACTAGGCGCGGCCGTGGTGGGGCCGGTCTTGACGGAGAGGACGGTGGTTCGCTTGGATCCGGGAGAGGCCCGGTCCAAGCAGGAGAAGTGGCAACGGACGGCCATCGAAGCGTGCAAGCAGTGCGGCCAGAATTGGGTGCCGCAAATCCGCGAGCCGAAGTCCTTGGAAGGCGTCTTGGCCGAAACCGGGGATTGTGATCTCAAGCTGATCGCCTCGCTCCAGAGCGACGCCCGGCCCTTCTTCGAAATCCTGGCCGAGCACCAAGAAATGCACGAGGTGCGGCCGAAGAAGGTCTTGGTTTTGATCGGCCCCGAGGGCGATTACTCGCCGGCCGAGATCAACCTGGCCAAGGGCAGTGGCTGCCTTCCCCTGTCCCTAGGCCCCATCATCCTGCGGACCGAAACGGCTGCCTTGTATTCTCTCAGCGTGCTGGCTTATGAGCTGATGCGGTAG
- a CDS encoding HAD family hydrolase: MRLSALVFDFDGLLFDSEIPIFESWRWLYAQQGHELTPAEFAQCIGSDWQTWNPERRLEELVGHPLPWEALHPERHEICRQKMEEAQLLPGARDRIEEAVALGLPLAVASSSPHSWVDPWLKKFGLLAHFHSLHCADDVERVKPAPDLFLRATEALGHPPAETLVLEDSRNGLLAARAAGNPCLVVPNEVTRALSFEGAWRRAESLAAFSFQALLEETATASAHKPAR; this comes from the coding sequence ATGCGCCTTTCTGCCCTCGTCTTTGACTTCGACGGCCTCCTCTTCGACTCGGAGATCCCCATCTTCGAGTCCTGGCGCTGGCTCTACGCCCAGCAGGGCCACGAACTGACCCCGGCCGAGTTCGCCCAATGCATCGGGAGCGATTGGCAGACGTGGAATCCCGAAAGACGCTTGGAGGAATTGGTCGGCCACCCACTGCCCTGGGAAGCGCTTCACCCGGAGCGTCATGAAATTTGTCGCCAAAAAATGGAAGAGGCGCAGCTTCTCCCGGGGGCGCGCGACCGGATCGAAGAAGCGGTGGCGCTCGGTCTGCCCCTGGCAGTCGCATCCAGCTCACCCCACAGCTGGGTCGACCCCTGGCTGAAAAAGTTTGGCCTCCTTGCCCATTTCCACAGCCTTCACTGCGCGGACGACGTCGAGAGGGTCAAACCCGCTCCCGATCTTTTCCTGCGGGCGACCGAAGCCCTCGGCCACCCTCCCGCCGAGACCCTCGTCCTCGAGGACAGCCGAAACGGGCTCCTGGCCGCCCGGGCCGCCGGCAATCCCTGCTTGGTCGTCCCCAACGAGGTGACCCGAGCGCTTTCCTTCGAAGGCGCCTGGCGGCGGGCCGAGAGCTTGGCCGCTTTCTCTTTCCAAGCGCTCTTGGAAGAGACCGCTACCGCATCAGCTCATAAGCCAGCACGCTGA
- a CDS encoding rhodanese-like domain-containing protein translates to MEDPPLEITPLDLAALQESADEFRLIDCREDDEWQHCRIEGADLLPLSNFAEETARLDDLDARLIVYCHHGMRSLQATKFLRNKGFAQTSSLAGGIDAWSREIDPAVPRY, encoded by the coding sequence ATGGAAGACCCCCCCCTAGAAATCACCCCACTGGACTTGGCCGCGCTCCAGGAAAGCGCGGACGAGTTTCGTCTCATCGATTGCCGAGAAGACGATGAATGGCAGCATTGCCGGATCGAGGGCGCCGATCTCCTGCCCTTGAGCAATTTCGCTGAAGAGACCGCTCGCTTGGACGACCTGGATGCCCGGCTCATTGTCTACTGCCACCATGGGATGCGCTCTCTCCAGGCGACGAAGTTTCTCCGGAACAAAGGCTTCGCACAAACTTCCAGCTTAGCGGGAGGGATCGATGCCTGGTCACGCGAAATCGACCCCGCCGTTCCCCGCTATTGA
- a CDS encoding Mrp/NBP35 family ATP-binding protein, which produces MISEDLVRQALATVPYPGFKRDIVSFGLVKAVHIGEDRDVTVVMEVATKDPQVPEAIYTKTRAALDPLPGIGNVQIDLNVKEPEQQQAEGLGQSSIPGVKQILAVASGKGGVGKSTVATNLAVSLAEQGKRVGLCDCDLYGPSAALMFGSDDELRATSENQIVPHRLHGVHVVSMGFLLSDTSPVIVRGPIATRYIQQFLRQVAWPDLDFLVLDLPPGTGDVQLTIVQTVAVDGALIVTTPQEVALIDARKASSMFAKVNVPVWGLVENMSYFLCPDNGQEYPIFGRGGGEREAKRLGVPLMGRLPLEPAVREGGDEGVPVVLRKKGGMAAQVFREIASGILEKSYEKVS; this is translated from the coding sequence ATGATTTCTGAAGACCTTGTCCGCCAAGCCCTTGCGACCGTGCCCTACCCTGGCTTCAAGCGGGATATCGTCTCCTTCGGGCTCGTGAAGGCGGTCCACATCGGCGAGGACCGCGACGTGACCGTGGTCATGGAAGTGGCCACCAAGGATCCGCAGGTCCCCGAGGCCATTTACACCAAAACGCGCGCGGCTCTCGATCCCCTGCCGGGCATTGGGAATGTGCAAATCGATCTCAACGTCAAGGAACCCGAGCAGCAGCAGGCCGAGGGCTTGGGGCAGTCGTCGATCCCCGGGGTGAAACAGATTCTAGCGGTGGCTTCCGGCAAAGGTGGCGTGGGAAAATCGACCGTGGCCACCAATCTGGCGGTTTCTCTGGCCGAACAAGGCAAGCGAGTGGGCCTGTGCGATTGCGATCTCTACGGACCGAGCGCCGCCCTCATGTTTGGCTCGGACGATGAATTGCGCGCCACCTCGGAAAACCAAATCGTTCCCCATCGCCTCCACGGGGTCCACGTCGTTTCCATGGGCTTCCTCTTGAGCGACACCTCGCCCGTGATCGTGCGCGGTCCCATTGCCACCCGTTACATTCAACAATTTCTCCGCCAAGTGGCTTGGCCGGATCTGGATTTTCTGGTCCTCGACCTCCCACCTGGGACAGGCGATGTCCAGCTAACCATCGTGCAAACGGTGGCGGTGGATGGGGCCCTCATCGTGACCACTCCTCAAGAAGTGGCCCTCATCGACGCGCGCAAGGCTTCCTCCATGTTTGCCAAGGTCAATGTGCCGGTCTGGGGCCTGGTGGAAAACATGAGCTACTTCCTTTGTCCAGACAACGGCCAGGAGTATCCCATCTTTGGCCGAGGGGGAGGAGAGCGCGAAGCCAAGCGCTTAGGGGTGCCGCTCATGGGGCGGCTCCCGCTGGAACCGGCCGTGCGGGAAGGGGGGGACGAGGGCGTGCCGGTGGTCTTGCGAAAAAAGGGGGGAATGGCGGCTCAGGTCTTTCGAGAAATCGCTTCCGGCATCCTCGAAAAAAGTTATGAAAAAGTGAGCTGA
- a CDS encoding DUF456 domain-containing protein codes for MFESLTEVLLLAVASLLLLGGIVFCVLPPLPGPLLSWSALLLLWPLPSFEITGTYLLAWGLVTLVVMAAETFLPVAAVQRAGGTKWALWGALLGAILGFFLPPFGFLLGPLVGAILGDLLATRKWKVALRSGLWSFLGFVLGTLAKLAIAFGLPCHLLFRAFA; via the coding sequence ATGTTCGAATCCCTGACCGAGGTGCTTCTTTTGGCTGTCGCCAGCCTCCTGCTCCTGGGCGGGATCGTCTTCTGTGTCTTGCCGCCTCTTCCCGGCCCCCTCCTCAGCTGGAGCGCCCTGCTTCTCCTGTGGCCCTTGCCGAGCTTTGAGATCACCGGGACCTATCTGCTGGCCTGGGGGCTAGTCACCCTGGTGGTGATGGCTGCGGAAACCTTCCTTCCGGTGGCCGCGGTCCAACGAGCTGGGGGGACAAAATGGGCCTTGTGGGGAGCCCTGCTGGGAGCGATTCTTGGCTTCTTTCTTCCCCCTTTTGGCTTTCTGCTCGGGCCTTTGGTGGGCGCGATCTTGGGCGATCTCCTGGCCACTCGAAAATGGAAGGTCGCTCTCCGGTCAGGGCTCTGGAGCTTCCTCGGCTTCGTTTTGGGGACCCTGGCCAAACTAGCCATCGCCTTCGGCCTCCCCTGCCATCTCCTATTCCGCGCCTTTGCCTGA
- a CDS encoding PEP-CTERM sorting domain-containing protein (PEP-CTERM proteins occur, often in large numbers, in the proteomes of bacteria that also encode an exosortase, a predicted intramembrane cysteine proteinase. The presence of a PEP-CTERM domain at a protein's C-terminus predicts cleavage within the sorting domain, followed by covalent anchoring to some some component of the (usually Gram-negative) cell surface. Many PEP-CTERM proteins exhibit an unusual sequence composition that includes large numbers of potential glycosylation sites. Expression of one such protein has been shown restore the ability of a bacterium to form floc, a type of biofilm.), with the protein MNRFFSFAFSTTAVVALPLSAHSEVFAIGFDFDEDGAPLQAGVVDLAANQPYQNIFGPGLGLTVSTDNPSSRPLNLYNSEGTGGSDDDLERLHGGGTSWAEGNLGSTAVGNLLIVNEDTDLDDPDDDAAGGTIRFEFDLAIQQFAFDFIDMDKATDAEVIFTDNVSGSFVTIGFEEFEDGFGGIWETSGVSFGDRAGNRIEGISAEKLGLDSFDEIEFVLSSSGGIGSLFVTPVPEPSSALLLSFSSLLLLRRHRGR; encoded by the coding sequence ATGAACCGATTCTTTTCTTTTGCTTTCTCAACCACCGCGGTGGTTGCCTTGCCCTTGTCCGCCCACTCGGAGGTCTTTGCGATTGGCTTCGATTTTGACGAAGACGGCGCCCCCCTCCAGGCGGGAGTCGTCGATCTGGCGGCCAACCAACCTTACCAGAATATCTTTGGTCCGGGCTTGGGCTTGACGGTCTCGACCGACAATCCTTCGAGCAGGCCTCTCAATCTCTATAATTCGGAGGGAACGGGTGGTTCGGATGACGACTTGGAACGACTGCACGGGGGTGGCACTTCCTGGGCCGAAGGCAATCTCGGAAGCACGGCGGTCGGCAATCTTTTGATCGTGAATGAGGACACCGATTTGGACGATCCTGACGATGACGCCGCGGGGGGAACGATTCGCTTTGAATTCGATCTCGCGATTCAGCAGTTCGCCTTTGATTTCATCGATATGGACAAAGCCACCGATGCCGAGGTCATCTTCACCGACAATGTGAGCGGCAGTTTCGTGACCATCGGATTCGAGGAATTTGAAGACGGATTTGGTGGGATTTGGGAGACGAGTGGAGTGTCCTTCGGAGATCGGGCCGGCAACCGGATTGAGGGAATCTCGGCGGAGAAACTCGGATTGGATTCCTTCGATGAAATCGAATTTGTGCTCTCGAGTAGTGGGGGAATCGGGTCGCTCTTCGTGACGCCGGTGCCCGAACCGAGTTCTGCGCTTTTGCTTTCTTTCAGCTCTCTGCTCCTGCTGCGTCGTCATCGAGGCCGCTGA
- a CDS encoding MFS transporter, producing MAEEISEGSISRESWRSLWAVLLVQALNAFNDNFTRFLLIGVSAIPVIGLSSGQIETYPNLIGLLLSLPYILLAPVAGWFSDRFSKKTMLMACLWAQVAILALMSLLLFLGQLWWASLCFFLLAIQSAFFNPAKLGILKELVGGRKLGQVSGWMQMATNTAIIGGMLAGGLAFEAEFRRQGGEAGLWMAAAFPMLILFLISGAALWVGRTVRRTEAHEVGAFHGKLFFQHFVHLSRLLGGAPLRRPALGKAFFWFAGSFLTLTLVQVGRETAASPESAGAIGGTLTAFLGIGIAAGGLLAALVCRKRIETGLIPVGGLGMAVAAAVLASLPGDSAAFRWVLVWLGATSSGFLVPLNALVQDRVPAAERGRLLSASSLLDSLASLLGVLGQLALVNLGCSSGWQIGLLAGLIFLATGYTLRILTPDTVRLLAAWIVGLRYRLTLIGEERMPARGGVLVVLNHSSYMDAFLAGTRAPRLLRYVMEKRLYEIPLFTWFLRIFEVVPVSPTRAKEAIRITADAVKEGTVAAIFPEGQLSRLGTLLEFRRGFEMIARRAGSPVQPVLIDGIWGSMWTFGDRLYFKKRPRPLGRRRSVRVVFGEPLSATQATPQRVVQELQSQWAEAFGFREELATERAASTLRKFARRGGREEDWQALLAFAHPAWIVACLVRLQFLGAFSRREPVVTAFGGPSALWKQVLRTAFPIQRGLRVLEPELGSPEARAERCLLADRAGLEALAAGSGDFPEGAFALVLEPVPEGVRSQLEAAGLAVCTGLLSPVSGLPVVVNLPDEPPIDEFARFQTGRLESSLGRCLPGVGFRLHGPSEEPTGSLAVFGLGVGENLEIEVPLERTVRVDEQGLFFPI from the coding sequence ATGGCTGAGGAAATTTCGGAGGGGTCGATCAGCAGAGAATCCTGGCGCTCGTTGTGGGCGGTCCTGCTGGTGCAGGCGCTCAATGCCTTCAACGACAACTTCACCCGCTTTCTCCTGATCGGCGTCTCGGCCATCCCGGTGATCGGTCTCAGCAGCGGGCAGATCGAGACCTACCCCAATCTCATCGGGCTGCTCCTCTCGCTGCCCTACATCCTGCTGGCGCCGGTGGCGGGTTGGTTCAGCGACCGCTTTTCCAAAAAAACAATGCTGATGGCCTGCCTCTGGGCGCAGGTGGCCATCCTGGCGCTCATGTCGCTCTTGCTCTTTTTGGGGCAACTCTGGTGGGCCTCGCTTTGCTTCTTTCTCCTCGCCATCCAGAGCGCGTTCTTCAATCCGGCGAAGCTCGGTATTTTGAAGGAGCTGGTGGGTGGGAGGAAGTTGGGGCAGGTCTCGGGTTGGATGCAGATGGCGACCAATACGGCCATCATTGGGGGGATGCTGGCGGGGGGGCTGGCCTTTGAGGCCGAGTTTCGCAGACAGGGAGGAGAGGCGGGCCTGTGGATGGCGGCCGCCTTCCCCATGCTGATTTTGTTTCTCATTTCGGGGGCGGCCCTCTGGGTCGGCCGAACGGTCCGCCGGACCGAAGCCCACGAGGTGGGCGCCTTTCACGGAAAGCTGTTTTTCCAGCACTTCGTCCATCTGAGCCGCTTGCTGGGAGGAGCGCCTCTTCGTCGACCCGCTCTTGGGAAGGCCTTTTTTTGGTTCGCGGGGAGCTTTTTGACCCTGACCCTGGTCCAAGTGGGGCGGGAAACCGCTGCCAGCCCGGAGAGTGCCGGAGCCATCGGAGGGACGCTCACGGCTTTTTTGGGTATAGGCATTGCCGCCGGAGGTTTGTTGGCCGCTTTGGTCTGTCGCAAGCGGATTGAAACCGGATTGATCCCGGTAGGTGGCTTGGGGATGGCGGTGGCGGCCGCGGTGTTGGCTTCGCTGCCTGGGGACAGCGCGGCCTTTCGCTGGGTCTTGGTTTGGTTGGGCGCGACCAGCAGTGGCTTTCTCGTGCCCTTGAACGCGCTGGTCCAGGACCGGGTTCCGGCGGCGGAGCGGGGAAGGCTGCTTTCAGCGTCCTCTCTCTTGGATTCTCTGGCCTCGCTTTTGGGGGTGTTGGGGCAGTTGGCCCTGGTAAATCTGGGTTGCTCCAGCGGCTGGCAAATCGGCCTCTTGGCGGGGCTCATCTTTTTGGCGACCGGCTACACCCTAAGGATTCTGACACCGGATACGGTGCGGCTGTTGGCGGCTTGGATTGTGGGGTTGCGCTACCGGCTGACGCTCATCGGGGAGGAGCGAATGCCGGCCCGGGGAGGGGTCTTGGTGGTGCTGAATCACTCTTCCTACATGGATGCCTTTCTGGCTGGCACGCGGGCTCCCCGGCTGCTGCGCTACGTGATGGAGAAGCGGCTCTACGAGATCCCGCTGTTTACGTGGTTCCTGCGGATTTTCGAGGTGGTCCCGGTCAGCCCCACCCGCGCCAAGGAGGCCATTCGCATCACGGCGGACGCGGTCAAGGAGGGCACGGTGGCGGCCATTTTTCCGGAAGGGCAGTTGTCTCGCCTCGGCACGCTGTTGGAGTTTCGTCGAGGTTTTGAGATGATCGCGCGACGAGCCGGCAGCCCGGTCCAGCCGGTCCTGATCGATGGGATTTGGGGCTCGATGTGGACCTTCGGCGATCGGCTTTATTTTAAAAAACGCCCTCGTCCCCTTGGGCGACGAAGAAGCGTCCGGGTGGTTTTCGGGGAGCCGCTCTCGGCCACCCAAGCCACGCCCCAGCGGGTGGTGCAGGAGTTGCAATCCCAATGGGCCGAGGCCTTTGGCTTTCGAGAGGAGCTGGCTACGGAGCGGGCGGCTTCGACGCTCCGGAAATTCGCCCGTCGAGGAGGCCGGGAAGAGGACTGGCAGGCGCTCTTGGCCTTTGCTCATCCCGCTTGGATCGTGGCTTGCTTGGTGCGTTTGCAGTTCTTGGGGGCTTTCAGCCGACGCGAACCCGTCGTGACGGCCTTTGGCGGTCCCTCGGCTCTCTGGAAGCAGGTGCTCCGGACGGCTTTTCCCATCCAGCGAGGCCTGCGAGTCCTCGAGCCTGAACTGGGCAGCCCGGAAGCGAGGGCGGAGCGCTGCCTGCTGGCCGATCGAGCGGGCTTGGAAGCGCTCGCGGCGGGCTCGGGCGACTTCCCGGAGGGAGCGTTTGCCCTCGTTTTGGAGCCCGTCCCTGAGGGGGTGCGGAGTCAGCTGGAGGCCGCGGGATTAGCCGTTTGCACGGGCCTTCTTTCTCCGGTGAGCGGTCTACCCGTGGTGGTGAATTTGCCCGACGAGCCCCCGATTGACGAGTTTGCTCGCTTCCAAACAGGTCGGCTCGAGTCTTCGCTCGGGCGCTGCCTGCCCGGTGTGGGTTTCCGCTTGCACGGCCCGAGCGAGGAGCCGACCGGCTCGCTGGCCGTTTTCGGCCTGGGGGTGGGGGAGAACCTCGAGATCGAAGTGCCGCTAGAGAGGACAGTGCGGGTCGATGAACAGGGCCTGTTCTTTCCAATTTAG